Within the Mycobacteriales bacterium genome, the region ATCGGGATCCCGAGCGACGGTGGGCCGCCGCTGATCCTGGACATGGCGACAAGCGCGACGGCACGGGGAAAGATCATCCTTGCCGACCAGCTCGCGCAGCCGATCCCACCCGGTTGGGCCGTCGATGTGGAGGGCCGCCCGACCACCGACACCCAGGCAGCCTTGCGCGGTGCAGTCCTCCCCTTCGCCGGCCCCAAGGGCTCAGGCCTCGCCATGATGATCGAGCTGCTGTGCGGGGGACTCATGGCCGGCGTCACCGGCGCCCTCGTGGGCGACATGTATGACGACTGGTCCCGCCCTCAGCAGGTGAGCCACCTGTTCATCGCCATCGACCCGGATTCATTCCTCGGTCGTACGAAGTTTCTCGCCCACGTGAAGCTCTTCACCGAGCAGGTGCACGGGCTACCGGCGGCCGAGGGATTCACCCGGGTCTCGGTGCCCGGTGAGATCGAGGATGCAGCCAGATCCGTGTCCGAACAGGAGGGGGTGATGATCTCGGAGACGGTGATTCAGGACTTGCAGGCGCTTGCCGGCGAGCTCGGCGTCGCCGGCCTGCCGATGTCATCGACCCTTCCGCCCCGCTAATCCCCGTATCGAGGAAGGAATTTTCTGATGCCCGTCCCCTGCCCGATCCATCCTGAGACCCCGCCGCCCGACGCCAACCTGCTGGACCGGCTACGGGCGCTGTCGACGTCGCTGGTCTCCGACGTGTTCGGTCGCTGGGCGGGGGCGCCTGGTATCACTCCGGTCGCCGGACTCGCCGACGGGGAGGTCGTCGTCGGACCGGCGCTCACCGTCCGGACGCGGTCTGGTGACAATCTCGTCGTACACAAGGCGATGGACCTGGCTGTCCGGGGAGATGTCCTGGTCGTCGCTGCAGGCGGAGCGAACGATCGGTCGATTCTCGGTGGACTACTCGCCCACTACGCGTCGACCCGCGGCGTCGCCGCGCTCGTGGTGGACGGCGCCGTGCGCGACCTCTCCGAGCTCCGCCAATACGCGCCTCCCACCTTCGCCACCGGTGTGACGCACCTCGGCCCCTACAAGGACGGTCCCGGAGAGATCCGCGGAGCCGTGTCCATCGGCGGCGTCCCCGTCGCAAACGGCGACATCATCGTCGCGGACGAGGACGGCGTCGCGGTCATCCCCCGGGCTCGGCTGGACGAGATCGTCACGCTCGCCGAGGCCAAGGGCCACGCCGAGGCGCTCGAGCGCAAGGACATCGCGAACGGCGTCTGGGACAGATCCTGGCTCGAGCATGCGCTCACAATGAGCCCGACAGATGTCTAGCGCCGGCTGACGCACTGATTCCGGTATTCACCGACCTGTGCAGCAGGGTCGGTCGACCATGAGAGGTATGGCCGACCACGGCAGGATGCGCGCGCTCTCGGTCAAGCAACCGTGGGCGTGGTCGATCCTGCAAGGCGGCAAGCCGGTGGAGAACCGCAGTCGAGCGACCCATCATCGCGGGCTGCTCATCATCCAGGCGAGTCAGTCGCCGGCGCCGCATGCCCAGGTCCCCTCCCGGGCAGCCGCGTCCCAGTGGAACGCCCTCGGCGGGACAGCGGCGTGTTGGAATGCCATCACCAGCCCCAGCAGAGGCGCGTACGTCGGTACCGCGACAAGTGCCCTGATCGGCGCGGTCACCGTCGTCGGTTGTCACCAGGCATCGGGATGCTGCCGACCGTGGGGTGAGGCTCCGCCGCCGGGCGGCACGCTGTGGCACTGGGAACTGGAAAACCCGCGCATGTTCGCCCACGCGATCCCGGCGCACGGCCACCTCGGTATCTGGCCGGTGCCGGACACGCTGGCCACTCGGGTCGGCCGCGCTCTCCGCAGCGCCCGTTAGTCGCGGATTAGCCGGTTTTGCCCCGGGGGCGCCTGGTTCACCCGTACAGGGTGATGACCCCCGGGACGGCTGTCGCGACTCTGCAGGAGGCCGGTCGGACAGTCGCGGGAGGGCACGATGGCGCTCAAGGAATACCAGCCTGGTACGACGTTCCCGGGCGTGATCGGGCGGACCACCGACGTGTCGAGCCCGGCGTGGCCGAGGCCGTTGCGCGCCCGGTCGGGCTCGCCGAACGTGCTGTTCATCGTGCTCGACGACCTCGGCTACGGGCAGCTCGGCTGCTACGGCAGTCCGATCGCGACACCGAACCTGGATTCCCTCGCGGCCGGCGGTCTGCTCTACACCAACATGCACACGACCGCGTTGTGCTCCCCTTCCCGGTCGTGCATCATCACCGGCCGAAATCACCACGCCAACGCGATGGCGTCGGTCAACGAGCTCGCGACGGGGTTCCCCGGCTACAACGGCAGCATCCCGTTCGAGAACGGGTTCCTCTCCGAGATGCTGCTCCAGCACGGTTACAGCACCTACATGATCGGCAAATACCACCTGCTGCCCTCGGAGTTCGAGTCCGCAGCCGGACCCTACGACCGCTGGCCGCTGGGCCGCGGCTTCGAGCGCTACTACGGCTTCCTCGGCGGCGACACCAGCCAGTGGTATCCCGATCTGGTCGCAGACAATCACCAGGTCGACCCTCCCGCGACCCCCGAGGAGGGCTACCACCTCAACCCGGACCTCGCCGACAAGGCCATCGACTTCATCGCCGACGCCAAGCAGGTCGCCCCCAACAAGCCGTTCTACATGCACTACTGCACGGGTGCGACGCATGCGCCGCACCACGTCCCGAAGGAATGGATCGAGCGTTACCGCGGCAAGTTCGACGACGGTTGGGATGCTTACCGCGAGAAGGTGCTCGCACGCCAGAAGGAGCTCGGCATCATGCCGGCCGACGCCGAGCTGTCCCGGCACGACCCCGACGTACCCGAGTGGAACTCGCTCTCCGACGACAGCCGTCGACTCTCGGCCCGCATGATGGAGGTCTTCGCCGGCTTCCTGTCGCACACCGACCATCACATCGGCCGGGTCCTCGACTTCCTCAAAGAGGCCGGTGAATTCGAGAACACCCTGATCATGCTGGTGTCCGACAACGGCGCCAGCGCCGAGGGCGGCGTGACCGGCACCACCAACGAACTGCAGTTCTTCAACAAGGCCGAGGAGCCGCTCGCGGACAGCCTTGCGGCGATCGACGAACTCGGCGGGCCGACGACGTTCAACCACTATCCATGGGGATGGACCTGGGCGGGCAACACGCCGTTCCGCCGCTGGAAGCGGGAGACCTACCGGGGCGGCACGAGCGACCCGTTCATCGTGCACTGGCCCAAGGGAATCAAGGCCCGGGGCGAGATCCGGACGCAGTACGCCCACATCATCGACATGGTCCCGACCGTGCTCGACGCCCTCGACCTCGAGCCCCCGGCAGCGATCCGCGGGGTGGCCCAGTCACCGATCCACGGCGTGAGCCTCGCCTACAGCTTCGACGACAAGGACGCGGACAGCCGCCACGGCACGCAGTACTTCGAGATGTTCGGTCACCGGTCGATCGACCACGACGGCTGGCGCGCGGTCTGCCCGTGGCCGGGTCCGTCGTTCGCCGAGGCCGACAAAGGCTTCGGCGAACCGATCAGCGGCGACGTACTGACCGAGTTGGACGAGAAGCACTGGGAGCTCTACCACGTCGCGGAAGACCCGACCGAAAACCACAACGTGGCCGAGGAGCATCACGACATCCTGATCTCGATGATCGCGCAGTGGTACGTCGAGGCCGGTCGCTACAACGTGCTGCCGATCGACGGCAGCGCCATCACCCGGATCATGACCGAACGCCCGGCGATCTCCGAGGACCGGACGTCGTACACGCTTCGGCCGGAGACGCAGACGATCCCGCCGGCCGCGTCACCGAAGGTCCTCAACCGCAAGCACGCCATCACCGCGGATGTGGAGATCCCCGAGGGCGGGGCCGAGGGTGTGCTGGTTTGCCAGGGTTCGGGCGTGGGTGGCTACTCGTTCTTCATCAAG harbors:
- a CDS encoding arylsulfatase, with amino-acid sequence MALKEYQPGTTFPGVIGRTTDVSSPAWPRPLRARSGSPNVLFIVLDDLGYGQLGCYGSPIATPNLDSLAAGGLLYTNMHTTALCSPSRSCIITGRNHHANAMASVNELATGFPGYNGSIPFENGFLSEMLLQHGYSTYMIGKYHLLPSEFESAAGPYDRWPLGRGFERYYGFLGGDTSQWYPDLVADNHQVDPPATPEEGYHLNPDLADKAIDFIADAKQVAPNKPFYMHYCTGATHAPHHVPKEWIERYRGKFDDGWDAYREKVLARQKELGIMPADAELSRHDPDVPEWNSLSDDSRRLSARMMEVFAGFLSHTDHHIGRVLDFLKEAGEFENTLIMLVSDNGASAEGGVTGTTNELQFFNKAEEPLADSLAAIDELGGPTTFNHYPWGWTWAGNTPFRRWKRETYRGGTSDPFIVHWPKGIKARGEIRTQYAHIIDMVPTVLDALDLEPPAAIRGVAQSPIHGVSLAYSFDDKDADSRHGTQYFEMFGHRSIDHDGWRAVCPWPGPSFAEADKGFGEPISGDVLTELDEKHWELYHVAEDPTENHNVAEEHHDILISMIAQWYVEAGRYNVLPIDGSAITRIMTERPAISEDRTSYTLRPETQTIPPAASPKVLNRKHAITADVEIPEGGAEGVLVCQGSGVGGYSFFIKDGKLRYSHNYVRRAVYRVSSADPVPAGRHELRFEFEPTGQPDVMNGKGSPGLAQLYVDKKLVGATQFDITTPVLFNPGGVTCGANPNLAVDP
- a CDS encoding Ldh family oxidoreductase; protein product: MTDTASSPASVASPPGRAIPLDTLRRFCATLLQAAGLDPATADLVADSLSDAEARGIGSHGVQRTRIYVQRLRAGLLDATAVPRIVKETPSSVLLDARNAIGHVGARAGIDLAIARAETGAVCAVGVRNSNHCGTLAFYLRRATERSLVALAMSNAPPTMAYHGGRTRAVGTNPLAIGIPSDGGPPLILDMATSATARGKIILADQLAQPIPPGWAVDVEGRPTTDTQAALRGAVLPFAGPKGSGLAMMIELLCGGLMAGVTGALVGDMYDDWSRPQQVSHLFIAIDPDSFLGRTKFLAHVKLFTEQVHGLPAAEGFTRVSVPGEIEDAARSVSEQEGVMISETVIQDLQALAGELGVAGLPMSSTLPPR